Sequence from the Burkholderia sp. GAS332 genome:
ATGACCTCCAGCAGAAAAGGCGAAGTCCTGGTGGAGCAAGACGAGCAGCCGTCCAGAGCCAAACTGGACAAGATCAAAAGCCTGAAACCCGCTTTCAAGACCGGTGGTACGGTGACTGCGGCCAACTCCAGTTCGATTTCCGACGGTGCTGCCGCTTTGGTGCTGATGCGCCGTTCAAGCGCCGACAGACTTGGGATCAAGCCGCTCGCCGCTATCGTCGGGCATGCCGCTCACGCGCAAGAGCCGAGACTGTTTACCACCGCTCCAGCGGCCGCGATGGAGAAACTCCTGTCCAGGATTGGATGGGCGACGTCCAGCGTGGATTTGTGGGAAATCAACGAGGCATTTGCGGTCGCCGTCATGGCCGCCATGCGGGACATGGCGCTCGATCACGGCAAGGTCAACATACACGGCGGCGCATGCGCCATCGGTCACCCCATCGGCGCCTCCGGAGCACGCATTCTGGTCTCCTTACTTGCGGCCCTCAGATTGACGGGCGGAAGCCGCGGCGTTGCTAGCCTTTGCATCGGCGGCGGCGAAGCCACGGCCATGGCTATCGAGATGATTTAGCATAAGCGTCGGTCATCGGACTGTGTCCGGCCACTCTCGGTTACTCGACGACAGCAGCTACCTCGTCGACAAAACGGACGTGGCCCGAGGTCGACCTGTTACGCCCCAGTCATGAGTTATCACCCGGCAATTGGAATCTCCGCATGACTGATTGCTACTGTCGCTGAGACATCAAAACCAACGTCATCGCAGCTTCATGCTTCCTTGCTGGTGGATGAATGATGGATGCGCGCCGTATTGGTAGATGAACGATGCACCGTACCGGTACTGACGGCCGCTCCGAACACAGAATAGGGCTTTCCTGGAGAGTCACTTATGCCTCTGATTGATTTCAATTCCCTCGCGACTGCAAAGGCCGAGGCATGGAGGTCGTCGATTGTCGGGGAAATCGGCTCGGCAAAAATTAAGGTTTTGCGCATGGACGCGCAACCGTATGAAGAGGAGATTCACGACTACAACGAAGCGTTGCTGGTCGTCGACGGAAAGCTTCTTCTTCAGGTTGGGCATGAAACTGTCGTCGTTGAAGCTGGACAGATGTATCTCGCGCCAGCAGGTACTGCACACTCTGTGTTACCAGGAAGCCACGGTAGCCTGGTCATTATTGACGTATAAAGCCGGCTGCCTTCCGCGATGTAGGGAGGCTGAGTCCGGGCCAGAGCCGGTCATCGGACACACGCCCCAAGGTCGTCGACAATGGTTCCACCAATCACGAAGACTCTTCAACGGAGAGATGAGTGACGACCTCGAAAAGCATCCGCAGAGCAACCGCAGAGGACGTACCGGTTCTTACACAGATCCGCAACGATGCACACGCAAAGAAGGCGGCGCACAGGGATTATGCGTGGGGCAAGGAAGGGGACGGATTTTCCGAAGGATGGGGACTACCCAGTCTCTCGCGAAGAGAGGTGTACGTTGTCGAGCAGGACGGCATGCGAGGCGAGGCAGTCTGTCGCCGGTTCTGCAATTTACGCGACAGGCGCCAATAGGCTTGTGTCGAGCCCGAACTCTTCCTTTAGGCCGATCCACCCCTTCTGCGTGACGTGGATGGCGCGCGACGATTCAGCGCGCCGTAGCCAACCGATCGCGCATAACCGGCTCATGAGTTGCACGCCTAGCGGGCCGGCAAGGTGATACTCCCGTTCGGTCCAGTCGAGGCATTGCCGGGCAAGACCGCGCCGGTTTGGCTTGAGCGCCGCTACCTCCAAGCCCATGCGGCTAAACCATTCGATGCCGGCGGGCGTTACGTCGAATCGTTTGTCGTCGGCCGCGAGAAGGAAACTTCGCTCTTGCAAGCCATGGGTTACAGCGACGCCGATGCGCCCAGCCAGGTGGTCATAACAGCACCGTGCAAACTGAAGCCTTTGAGCTTCCCGGCTGGGTGGCCTCCGTCGCATGCTTTCTGTCACGCCGATGGCGGCGAGATTTTCCAGCGCTGAGGCAACATGGGAACCGCCCAACCGATAATAGCGGTGTCGACCCTGTGTTTCGACCATCACCAAGCCGCCTGCAAGGAGTTTGCTCAGATGCGAACTGGCCGTCTGCGGGGTGATGCCAGCGGCAAAAGCCAGCTCGCCAGCAGGCCGCGCATGTCCATCGAGCAAGCTCATGAGCATGGCAGCACGGGCCGGATCGGCGATCAGGAAAGCGGCGGAAGCGATATTCGGTTGCGGACCCATCGTCGAGCTCCATAGCATTCTCGTCAAGATAGCACCGAAGCATGGGCACATGCTTCGATACGCGTCGAAACATCCTGCATCGAACCCACCGTAGACTTTGGATCATCAAGCTCACGATGGGGATCAACGATGACCGAAAGCAACGATGCAGAAATCCGCCACGTCTACGAACGGTGGCACGAGACGGTCTGCGAGCGCGATCTCGACGGCCTGATGGCGCTTTATGCCGAAGACGCCATCCTTGAAACCCCTCTAATTCTGGTCACCTTGAAAGACAGAACCGAGGGCATTCTGAAGGGAAAAGCCGAAATCCGGCCGTTCTTCGAAGCCGGCCTGCGCAAGCTACAGAATGATCTTGGCCGATGGTATCGAACCGGAACATTCTTCTCCAATGGCCGGCAACTGACCTGGGAGTATCCGCGTGACACGCCGCAAGGCGATCAGGTCGATCTTGTCGAGGTGATGGACATCGCGAACGGGCTCATTGCCCACCATCGGGTCTACTGGGGCTGGGTCGGCTTCAAGGCGCTCGTCGCCGCCCTGAACAAGCCCGTTCCGTGAACGTGCCGAATCCGGAAAATAACGGAGCCATCCAACGCCGGGTCCTGGCGGCAACCAGCGTCAGCTATGTGCTCGTCCTTTTGGACACATCGATTGTCAATGTTGCCCTGGGCCGTATCTCCGTGTCACTGGCGACCCAGATCGCGGGGCTGCAGTGGGTAATGAACGCCTATACGCTGGCGTTTGCCAGCCTGCTCCTGACGGGGGGCACGCTAGGCGATCGCTGGGGTGCGCGAAACGTCTATCTTGCCGGTCTATTGGTGTTCACGCTCGCCTCGACGATCTGCGGGGTAGCGGCAGATTTGCCGAGCCTCATTGCCGCGCGTGTCTTGCAGGGAGTGGGCGCGGCAATGCTGGTACCGTGCTCGCTGAAACTCATTAATCATGCCTGCCCCGAACCCGAGCAACGGGCACGCGCGGTCGGCATATGGGTCGGCTGCGGCGGGGTCGCCATGGCGGCGGGTCCCTTGGTCGGCGGTGTTCTGATCCATCTGTTCGATTCTGGTGGTTAGCCTTAAACCAAAACGTGCGTGCGCTGGGAGTCGCCCTTTCGACAGGAGAGGCAGATGGACGTGCTCGAGACGAACCCGCACGATGACAGCGTCTCTCAGTCAATTGGTGCGGTATCGATCGGAATCGGGCCTCGACCGTATTACTAGTGTCAGCATTCATGAACGTCGGCTTTGGAGCGCTGCGCTGGATTCGGTCGCGCCCGCGCAGCGATTTGATGCCAGTCGGCATTCAAAAGCATTGCGGGCGCGACATAGCATTGACTCGGTTTAGCTCGGTTCAGAGGCTGCGCCTCCACCGCCCAGCAAAACCTCCGTCACGTCCTCGGAAAACCGTTTGGGCTGACCTTCGATGAGTAGTCGTTCCGGGTTTGACGGATCCCGCTCCACCTTGGGAAGTCCGTGAGCCACGAGCGCGCGAGCACAACCGATCCAGTCGGGGTTCACTGGCCCTGTTGGCTCGTTGACAGAGGCCCAGGACAGCGTGCCGAGCACATCGTCTCCGAAGCCTTGCGTCTCACGCCAGCTAGCACCGCGAGAGAGCAGAAAAGCCGTCAGATCCGCGTCGCCACGAAAGACAGCGTGGTTCAGCGCTGTCGCGTCCCAGTCACCTCCACGCGCGGCGACGGGCCAGCCGAGTTCGACCATGACCTTGACCGCCGCGCTGGATCCCCATGCCGCGGCGTCGGGCAGGAGCCGAATCCGGTCCTCCGGCAATGAGCGGGGCAACTCAGGATGCCGCGCCTGAATGCGGCGGGCCTCGACCGCGTCAGCGTGGGCACAGGCCGCCACGAAGTCATCATCCGCGGTGAGGTGCTCCTCTGCCCCGTAGGCACGCAAGAGCGCCACGACTTCCGTTAGACCGACCTGCGTCGCCAGCCGCCAGGCACTGATGCCGGCGGCCGTCCGCGCCTTGGGATCGGCACCGGCCGCAAG
This genomic interval carries:
- a CDS encoding transcriptional regulator, ArsR family; translated protein: MGPQPNIASAAFLIADPARAAMLMSLLDGHARPAGELAFAAGITPQTASSHLSKLLAGGLVMVETQGRHRYYRLGGSHVASALENLAAIGVTESMRRRPPSREAQRLQFARCCYDHLAGRIGVAVTHGLQERSFLLAADDKRFDVTPAGIEWFSRMGLEVAALKPNRRGLARQCLDWTEREYHLAGPLGVQLMSRLCAIGWLRRAESSRAIHVTQKGWIGLKEEFGLDTSLLAPVA
- a CDS encoding Major Facilitator Superfamily protein, with protein sequence MNVPNPENNGAIQRRVLAATSVSYVLVLLDTSIVNVALGRISVSLATQIAGLQWVMNAYTLAFASLLLTGGTLGDRWGARNVYLAGLLVFTLASTICGVAADLPSLIAARVLQGVGAAMLVPCSLKLINHACPEPEQRARAVGIWVGCGGVAMAAGPLVGGVLIHLFDSGG
- a CDS encoding SnoaL-like domain-containing protein, with product MTESNDAEIRHVYERWHETVCERDLDGLMALYAEDAILETPLILVTLKDRTEGILKGKAEIRPFFEAGLRKLQNDLGRWYRTGTFFSNGRQLTWEYPRDTPQGDQVDLVEVMDIANGLIAHHRVYWGWVGFKALVAALNKPVP
- a CDS encoding Cupin domain-containing protein, with amino-acid sequence MPLIDFNSLATAKAEAWRSSIVGEIGSAKIKVLRMDAQPYEEEIHDYNEALLVVDGKLLLQVGHETVVVEAGQMYLAPAGTAHSVLPGSHGSLVIIDV